Proteins found in one Zea mays cultivar B73 chromosome 1, Zm-B73-REFERENCE-NAM-5.0, whole genome shotgun sequence genomic segment:
- the LOC100384784 gene encoding leucine-rich repeat extensin-like protein 6, with translation MRLLHKLDVSNNRLSGGFPQHILCLPSVRYVDLRFNDLRGPVPPALFDKPLDAIFLNDNRFDFELPDSLGNSPASVLVLANLRLRGCIPCSVGRMAGTLGELVALNSGLRSCLRQELGWLRELTLLDLSSNQLQGMLPESMAGLHNLQQLHVARNELWGHVPEGVCTLPALRNFTYSYKYFCSEPSRCLNVREVDDRQNCIAARFTRRVGGALASASTVVPPTPGPSRRKRRIRICGAGMWSQLLH, from the coding sequence ATGCGGCTCCTCCACAAGCTGGACGTCAGCAACAACCGCCTCTCGGGTGGCTTCCCGCAGCACATCCTGTGCCTGCCCAGCGTCAGGTATGTGGACCTGCGGTTCAACGACCTGCGCGGGCCGGTGCCGCCGGCGCTCTTCGACAAGCCGTTGGATGCCATCTTCCTCAACGACAACCGCTTCGACTTCGAGCTGCCGGACAGCCTGGGCAACTCACCGGCGTCCGTGCTCGTGCTGGCCAACCTGCGCCTGCGCGGCTGCATCCCGTGCAGCGTGGGCCGCATGGCGGGCACGCTGGGCGAGCTGGTGGCGCTCAACTCGGGCCTCCGCTCCTGCCTCCGGCAGGAGCTGGGCTGGCTACGCGAGCTCACGCTGCTGGACCTCAGCTCCAACCAGCTGCAGGGGATGCTGCCGGAGTCCATGGCCGGCTTGCACAACCTGCAGCAGCTCCACGTGGCGCGCAACGAGCTGTGGGGCCACGTCCCCGAGGGCGTCTGCACGCTGCCCGCACTCCGCAACTTCACCTACTCGTACAAGTACTTCTGCTCCGAGCCAAGCCGCTGCCTCAACGTCCGTGAGGTCGACGACCGCCAGAACTGCATCGCCGCTAGGTTCACGAGGCGAGTCGGCGGCGCTCTAGCATCAGCCTCAACAGTCGTGCCGCCTACACCAGGTCCATCTCGCCGGAAGCGGAGAATACGGATCTGTGGCGCCGGCATGTGGTCTCAGCTCCTCCACTGA
- the LOC103633076 gene encoding serine/threonine receptor-like kinase NFP — MELRHFRCCASRLLLLVTLLLGFRRAGAQDSTSYTVPAQFACDVSSPCDTYVVYRTQSPGYLDLGSISDLFGTSQARIASANGLSSEDGVLQPGQPLLVPVRCGCAGAWSFANVTYPIRQGDTFYNLAKASYENLTEYHLIQNLNPGSEPTSLQIGQEVTVPLLCRCPARAERSRGVQSLITYMWQAGDTMSQVSKLMNATVDEIAEANNVTANTSASASFVGQPMLIPVRQRPRLPAPLYAAAAADGKSRSRRRAAVIGASVSGSLVALAALFVAILARRRYRKKPSMRLGSRFAVNTKLSWSRNQFGHDGSNSFAHVMKGGKLLTGVSQFIDKPIIFVEEEIMEATMNLDERCKIGSTYYRAKLDGEVFAVKPAKGDVSAELKMMQMVNHANLIKLAGISIGADGDYAFLVYEFAEKGSLDKWLYEKPPSALPSSSCTVATLSWGQRLSIALDVANGLLYMHEHTQPSMVHDDIRARNILLTADFRAKISGFSLAKPAMVDAAATSSDVFAFGLLLLELLSGRRAMEARIGSEIGMLWREIRGVLETGDKREAKLRKWMDPALGSEYHMDVALSLASMARACTEEDAARRPNMTEVVFSLSVLAQPLSVADGFEKLWQPSSEDNIRIAGSVAAR; from the coding sequence ATGGAACTCCGCCATTTCCGCTGCTGCGCTTCGCGGCTTCTCCTCCTCGTTACCCTCCTCCTCGGCTTCCGGCGGGCCGGTGCCCAGGACAGCACAAGCTACACCGTCCCCGCGCAGTTCGCCTGTGACGTGTCGTCGCCGTGCGACACGTACGTCGTGTACCGGACGCAGTCCCCTGGCTACCTAGACCTCGGCAGCATCTCGGACCTCTTCGGCACGAGCCAGGCCCggatcgccagcgccaacggtctcaGCTCCGAGGACGGCGTGCTGCAGCCTGGCCAGCCGCTGCTCGTGCCCGTCAGGTGCGGCTGCGCGGGCGCCTGGTCCTTCGCCAACGTCACGTACCCCATCCGGCAGGGCGACACCTTCTACAACCTCGCCAAGGCCTCCTACGAGAACCTCACCGAGTACCACCTCATCCAGAATCTGAACCCGGGGTCGGAACCCACCAGTCTACAGATCGGCCAGGAGGTCACGGTGCCGCTCCTCTGCCGGTGCCCGGCTCGCGCTGAGCGGAGCCGCGGGGTGCAGAGCCTCATCACCTACATGTGGCAAGCAGGGGACACCATGTCCCAGGTGAGCAAGCTCATGAACGCCACCGTGGACGAGATCGCCGAGGCGAACAACGTAACCGCCAACACCTCCGCCTCCGCGTCCTTCGTGGGGCAGCCGATGCTGATCCCAGTTCGACAGCGGCCGCGGCTTCCGGCTCCGCTCTACGCTGCTGCTGCAGCCGACGGCAAGTCCCGGTCGCGACGTCGGGCTGCCGTCATAGGCGCCAGCGTCTCGGGGTCCCTCGTCGCGCTCGCCGCCTTGTTCGTCGCGATCCTGGCGCGCCGGAGGTACCGAAAGAAGCCGTCGATGCGCCTGGGTTCACGGTTCGCCGTGAACACCAAGCTTTCTTGGTCCAGGAACCAATTCGGTCATGACGGCAGCAATTCCTTCGCCCACGTGATGAAAGGAGGCAAGCTGCTCACCGGCGTTTCGCAGTTCATCGACAAGCCCATCATCTTCGTGGAAGAGGAAATCATGGAGGCCACGATGAACCTTGACGAGCGGTGCAAGATCGGCAGCACGTACTACAGGGCGAAGCTCGACGGGGAGGTGTTTGCGGTGAAGCCAGCGAAAGGTGACGTGTCGGCGGAGCTGAAGATGATGCAGATGGTCAACCACGCCAACCTGATCAAGCTGGCGGGCATATCCATCGGCGCTGACGGGGACTACGCATTCTTGGTGTACGAGTTCGCCGAGAAGGGCTCGCTCGACAAGTGGCTGTACGAGAAGCCACCGTCCGCGCTGCCATCGTCGTCGTGCACCGTGGCAACTCTCTCGTGGGGTCAGAGGCTGAGCATCGCGCTGGACGTCGCGAACGGCCTACTCTACATGCACGAGCACACGCAGCCGAGCATGGTGCACGACGACATCCGCGCGCGGAACATCCTCCTGACGGCGGATTTCAGGGCCAAGATATCTGGCTTCTCCCTGGCCAAGCCAGCCATGGTCGACGCCGCCGCGACGAGCTCCGACGTGTTCGCCTTCGGGCTGCTGCTCCTGGAGCTCCTATCCGGCAGGAGGGCGATGGAGGCGCGCATCGGCTCGGAGATCGGCATGCTGTGGAGGGAGATCCGTGGCGTGCTGGAAACCGGCGAcaagagggaggcgaagctgaggaAGTGGATGGACCCCGCTCTGGGAAGCGAATACCACATGGACGTGGCTCTTAGCCTGGCCAGCATGGCGAGGGCCTGCACCGAGGAGGACGCAGCGCGGCGGCCGAACATGACCGAGGTCGTGTTCAGCCTCTCCGTGCTGGCGCAGCCGTTGTCAGTGGCCGACGGGTTCGAGAAGCTGTGGCAACCCAGTTCGGAGGACAACATCCGGATTGCCGGCTCGGTGGCAGCTCGATAA
- the LOC103633091 gene encoding calcium uniporter protein 2, mitochondrial: MAFHRTMARCLWVGKNAAARGAGAAIPKPPAPHPPAPRSLPAVDDCPTLAFLRPKPTAVGYGTATVPLPAHCFPALPVGDHLFHRLQLDGLIPPVSTATRPPELVGVTVEQARKVARAAEMEVARARLRSNAQSVVSGSEFAALCVDIAGGVEGGRRLARALDESGVVIVLGEAVFLRPDMVAKAIGSILPVKKQLQAPRAGDGSEARKRELEAMEAQKAAIDADAAAQVRRELWCGLGLLATQTLGFMRLTFWELSWDVMEPVCFYATSLYFMSGYAFFMRTATEPSFEGFYRSRFASKQRRLMRARGFDVDRYNALRKGQGQGLVPSPTPTRVGTSAMYNSASLRPDEAAWLVPGGHT, encoded by the exons ATGGCGTTCCACAGAACAATGGCACGCTGTCTATGGGTAGGCAAGAACGCAGCCGCTAGAGGCGCCGGCGCGGCCATTCCCAAACCTCCGGCTCCCCATCCCCCGGCACCGCGATCTCTGCCGGCCGTGGACGACTGCCCGACGCTCGCATTCCTGCGGCCGAAGCCGACCGCGGTCGGGTACGGCACCGCGACCGTCCCGCTCCCGGCGCACTGCTTTCCCGCCCTCCCCGTCGGCGACCACCTCTTCCACCGCCTCCAGCTCGACGGGCTTATACCTCCCGTGAGCACGGCGACGCGGCCGCCGGAGCTTGTGGGCGTGACGGTGGAGCAGGCGAGGAAGGTGGCGAGGGCGGCCGAGATGGAGGTGGCGAGGGCGAGGCTGAGGTCCAACGCCCAGAGCGTCGTGTCCGGGTCGGAATTCGCCGCGCTCTGCGTCGACATTGCCGGCGGCGTCGAGGGAGGCCGCCGGCTGGCCCGTGCGCTCGACGAGTCCGGCGTCGTCATCGTCCTCGGCGAGGCCGTCTTCCTCCGCCCCGACATG GTAGCGAAGGCCATCGGGAGCATCCTCCCCGTGAAAAAGCAGCTGCAGGCGCCGCGAGCCGGAGACGGGAGCGAGGCGCGCAAGCGCGAGCTGGAGGCTATGGAAGCTCAGAAGGCGGCGATCGACGCGGACGCGGCCGCGCAGGTGCGGCGCGAGCTGTGGTGCGGGCTGGGCCTGCTGGCGACGCAGACGCTGGGGTTCATGCGGCTCACCTTCTGGGAGCTGTCGTGGGACGTGATGGAGCCGGTGTGCTTCTACGCCACGTCGCTCTACTTCATGTCCGGCTACGCCTTCTTCATGCGCACGGCCACGGAGCCGTCCTTCGAGGGCTTCTACCGGAGCCGCTTCGCGTCCAAGCAGCGCCGCCTCATGCGGGCGCGCGGGTTCGACGTCGACCGCTACAACGCCCTGCGGAAGGGCCAGGGGCAGGGGCTCGTTCCCTCGCCGACCCCGACGCGTGTAGGCACGTCAGCCATGTACAATAGCGCGTCGCTCCGCCCGGACGAGGCCGCTTGGCTTGTGCCAGGGGGGCACACATGA